The window CGCCGGCGAGCAGATCCGGGAACGAGCGGCGCATCTACGAGGCCTTGACGCCGGCGTCGGAGATGACCTTGGCCCAGGTGGCGATCTGTTCCTCGAGGTGGGTGCGGTGCGCCTCGGGGGTGGCGTCGGCGGCCGGCACCGGGGCGGTGCCGAGCTTGGCCATCTGGTCGATCACGGCCGGGTCGGCCAGGGCCGTGGTCAGGGCGCCGGACAGCTTCCGTACCACCTCGTCGGGTGTCCCGGCCGGAACGTAGAGGCCGTGCCAGACGCTGACCTGAAGTTGTGGCATGCCGGCCTCGGTCGTGGTGGGCAGGTCGGGCAGGCTCTTCACCCGCTCGGGGGTGGTGACCGCGTACGCCTTGACCTTGCCCGCGGTGATCTGTCCGGTGGTGTTGGTGGTCTGATCGCACATCACGTCGACCTGCCCGCCGACCAGGTCGGTCAGCGCCGGTCCGGTCCCCTGGTAGGGCACCTCCTGGAGCTTGACCCCGACCGCCGATTGGAAGAGCAGGCCACACAGGTGCGAGGCGGCGCCGATCCCGGCGTTGGCCAGGGTGACCGTGCCGGCGTTCGCCTTCAGGTACGCGGTCAGGTCGGTGAACGTGGCGGGTGGGAGGTCGGGCCGCGCGACCACGGTCATCGGCACCTCGGTGACCAGCCCGATCGTCGCGAAGTCCGCGAGCGGCTGGTAGCCGAGGTCCTTGTAGAGGGCGGGCGCGGTGGACATGCCGATGTGGTGCATGAGCACGGTGTAGCCGTCCGGCTGGGCGGCGGCGACCTGACCGGCGGCGACGGTTCCGCCGGCGCCCTCGACGTTCTGGACGACGATCCGGCCGCCGAGGGCCTTCGCCATCGGGTCGGCGATCATCCGGGTGACGGTGTCGGTCGGCCCGCCCGCGCTGAACGGGACGACGATGGTGATGTTCTGGTCCGGGTACCCGCCGCCGCTGTCGGTTCCGCCGTCGCCCGAGCACGCGGCGACGAGCGAGACGACGGTGAAGGCGGCGATCATCCTGGGCACGGTGCCGAGTCGCATGTCCTGGCCTCTCTGTCGGTGACTCCCCCTCGATGTCGATATCCATTGACGAACGTATATCAAGCAGGTCGCCAGGCGTTACGATCCGTGCCGTGCGGGTCGATGCGGACGAATTGCGGGACGCGGCGCGGGCCTTACGGGACGACGCCGCCGAGGGTCTCCGGCAGGCGGCCGACCGGGTACGGCTACCCGACCAGCGGTACGGCGTGGAGGCCGCGTTCGACAGGTACACCACCGCGATCCCGTACCGGGCGCTCGCCGCCGCGGTCGAGCAGGAGCTGCGCCTGCTCGAACAGGCCGCACGCGAACTGGCCGACGCCCTGGACCGCACCGCGGCCGACTACCGGCAGTCCGACGATCGGGCCGCACACCGGTGGGGCGGCGGGCCGCGGTGACCGACGAGGATCTGCGGGCGTTGCGGCACGAGCAGGGCAACATCCGGGCGGCGTACGGGCTGTGGGGCACCGACGAACTGACCGCCGGCTGCCGGGCCGGGGCGCGGGTGCCGGGTTTCGGCGGCGACCCGGGCACCCTCGACGACATCGCCCGCAACCTCACCGAGGTACGCCGGATCACCGCCCTCGCCGGGGAGGTCGTCGGTGACCTGCGGGACCGTGGCGTCGCCGCCGGCTGGGCCGGGGACACCCAGGTCGAGGCGGCCGAAGCCGTCGAGGCGCTGTTCTCCGCGGTGCACGGGCTGCTGGACACCCTCGGTGATCTTCCGGCGCGCGTCGACGCGTACCGCATGATGATCGAACGTTGGGGAAACACCGACCTGGCCGCGACCGAGGACCTGAACGATGTCGCGGCGCACGCCGCGCGGATGACCGCGCTGAATCGTCTGCCGGACCCGTCCGACTACGACGCCGGACTGATGGCCGTCCTGCACGAACGTGCGATGCGATCGATCAACGACCGGGTGACCGGGCATCACGCGATCACCGAAGCCGGCCGTGATCTCGCCTCCCACCTGCGGGATCGAGCCGCCCAGGCGCGCGCCCGGCGGATGGCCGGCTCGCCGCTGAGCGCGCTGGACGAGGTGGTGCTGACCGAGGCCGGCAGTGACTGGCGGTCGGCCGACCCCGGTGTGCTGACGCCCTCCCAGGCCGAGCGGGCGGCCGCGGCTCTCGACCGGCTGGAGGCAGCCGACCGGCGCGCCATGATCGATCTGCTGCGGTCGGCGGTCTCGCCGGAGCAGCGCGCCCATCTGATGAAAGCGCTGGCCGCCGGATATCCGGTCGAGGAGGTCGCCGAGTTCAACGGCCTGATCGCCGGACACGGTGACGACGGACCGTGGCTGGCGGCGCGGCTCGGACCGTTCGACATGGACTCCGGGCCGGGGCCGGCGGCCGGGCCCGGCTGGTCGCAGGAACAGCTTCCGACCTGCGTGGCCGCGTCGACCGTGGCCGCGCGGGCCGCCGTCGACCCGATCTACGCGCTGCAGTTGACCACGGGTGGGCGCCCCGGCGATCCGGCGTACGACAGCCCGGCCGCCTTCCGCGAGCGGTGGCGGGCCGAGCAGCTGCGGATCTACGACGACGGGCGGGACCTGGTGCAGAAGATCGCCGGAACGGACGGGATGACGTCCGGGCAGTCCGCGGCGATCGCCGACGAACAGATCGGCACGCGGACCGGGGTGGTCTACGCCAATGCGGACATGGACAGTGCCGACGGCCGGGCCGGCATGCTGCCGCGGATCGAGGCGGCCGTCGACGACGGTCATCCGGTGCCGGTGACCACCCGCTCGGACGGCACCGCCCACCAGCTGATGATCATCGGGCATCAGGGCGGTGAGCTGCAGATCTACAACCCCTGGGGCTACACGTACTGGGTTTCCGAAGACGCCTTCACCGACGGTGACATCAGCAACGGTGACCCGGGCCTGCCGCGGACGCCGACCTCGGTACGCCTTCCGGACGGGGTGGGCTGATGCGGATCCGCACCGACGAGGAGGCCGCGCGTTCCGATGTGGCGGCGCTGCTGGCCGACGGGCGGTTCGCCGACGCGCTCGTGCCCGCGGCCGTTCAGGCCGGGCGGCTCGGCGTTTCACCACGGTCGCTGACCTTCCTGGCCGAGATCGTCCGCCGCGGCGGCGCCGTCTTCGCGGCGCGACTTCAAGAGCCGATCCCCGACCATCCCCATCTGGTACGGCCATGGCTGCTCGCCTTCGCGAACCTTCCTCCCGGGCCCGCCTCGCCGCCCGGTCTTGTTTCGCCGCCCGGGCCCGCCGTCCCGTCCGGGGCTTGGGAGGCGGATGTCCGGCTTGCTCGCTGGCTCGACGGGGTGGCCATGCTGGTCGAGGCCCGGCGAGGCACCGTCGCGTTCAGCTAACTCTCAGCTACACACGTTCTGCCCAGGAATTCCTCAGGGTCCTACCATGATCCACATTGAACCTCTCGGTCCATGACACACACCCACCGCAGCCCGAGCCGGATCAGCCGACGGCACGTTCTCGCCGGAGCGTTCGGGATCGGCGCCGTCGCGGCCCTCGCCCGGATCGGCACCGGCACCTCCTTCGCCGAGGAGACCGCCACCTCCGTCGAGGCGACCGAGGCCGTCACCCTCGCCACCGCCGCCGGCGGCACCCTGCCCATCCCCGATCTGCTGACCGCCACCGACGAGGACGGCGTCTCGGTCTTCGCGCTCGACGCACAGACCGGCACCAACACCACCCTGGTCAGCGGCAAGACGATCAGCACGGCCGGATACAACGGAACCTTCCTCGGCCCGACCATCCAGCTCACCGACGGCCAGTCGGTCCGGTTCGACATCACCAACAACCTCGGCGAGGAGACCACCGTCCACTGGCACGGGCTGCACATCGCCCCGTCCAACGACGGCGGCCCGCAGAACACCATCGAGGACGGGGCCACCTGGTCCCCGGCGACCACCATCAACCAGGGCGAGGCGTGCACACTCTGGTACCACCCGCACGGGCTGGGCACCACCGCCGACCAGGTGGCCCTCGGCCTGGCCGGCTTGATGATCATCGACGACGGCTCGGACGCCAACGCGGCCCTGCCCCACGATTACGGCGCCGACGACATCCCGATCATCATGCAGTCCACCGCGGTCACCAGCGCGGGTGCGTTCGCCACCGCCAACAACAACTTCACCGCCTCCGCCTCCACGCTGAAGTTCCTGGTCAACGGGATGAGCGCGACCGACGAGACACCGACGCTGGAGGTCGCCTACGGCCGGGTCCGGTTGCGCCTGCTGAACGCCTCACTCACCGACAGCATCACCGTCGCCCGCTCCGACAGCGCGAGCTTCACCCAGGTCGCCAGCGACGCCGGGCTGCTCCTCGAACCGCTCTCGATCACCAGCCTGCGGATCAGCCCCGGCGAACGCGCCGAGATCGTGCTCGACCTGACCGCCGCCGACGACGCCGTGAAACTGCAGGCCACCGTCCGCAACACCACGAACGGCACGCGTTACACGGCGTCGATGCTGTCGGTCAGCAGCACCGCCACATCCGCCGCCGACGACCTGCCGACGACCCTCAACACGATCACCGACCTCGACGCGACGGACGCCACCACCCGGACGTTCACGCTGAGCAACAGCGGCGCCAGCATGCTGATCAACGGAATCGCCGGCACCACGATGGACATCATGGACGCCAACGCGGTGATGACCACACTCGGCGCCATCGAACAGTGGACGATCACCAACAGCAGCACGAACATCTACCACAACTTCCACCTGCACGACGTGCCGTTCCAGATCGTCTCGGTGGCGGGCGCCGCCCCGACCGGCGCGAACACGGCCTGGCGGGACACCATCGAGGTGGCCCCCGGCACCAGCGTGGTGATCAAGATGCAGTTCACCGACTACGCCGACAACGAGTACATGTACATGCTGCACTGCCACAACGTCATCCACGAGGACGACGGCATGATGCTCGCCCTGATGGTCATGTCCTGACCGGGTAAGGCTGCCGCCGTGCTGCGCAGTGAGATCACCCGGATCAACGAGCTACGGACCGTCATCACCGACGACCCCGGCGATCTGGAGGCGCGGCGGCAGCCGGCCGACACAGTTCCCCGGCGACCCCGACTACCCGAACGAACGCTGACGGACAGGCCCCGAATCAGACGCTGAGGCGGGTGGTCACCCAGTCGTGGAAGGCGCCGATGTGGTGTTCGGAGGGGACCAGGACTCCGCCCCGGGCGTAGGCGCGGGAGCTCATCGCCGGCTGGCAGCGCTCGCACGCGTCGAAGTCCTGGACGTTGACCCGGTGGAACAGCTCCACCGAGCGGGACACGTCACGGCCGGAGGCGACCACCTCGTTGGAGTAGAGCCAGTCGCATTCGACGATCGTGCGGTCGGCGGCGACCGGGTACATCCGGTGCAGGATGATGTGGTCGGGCACCAGGTTGACGAAGACCTGCGGCTTGATGGTGATGGCGTAATAGCGCCGGTCCTGGTCGTCGGTGACGCCGGGCAGTTTCTCGAACCCCTCCGACCCGTCGACGGTGAAACCCTGGATGCCGGTGCCGAACTCGGCGCCGTGCCCCACGTAGTACTGGGCGGCATACCCGTCGGCGAACTCCGGCAGCACCTCCACCAGCTCCGGGTGGATGGTCGCGCAGTGGTAGCACTCCATGAAGTTCTCGACGATCAGTTTCCAGTTCGCTTTGACGTCGTAGGTGATGCGCCGCCCGACCTGAAGGGTGTCGATCTCGTACGAGTCGATCGCCGACAGCGTCCCGAGCCGTTCGGTGACCGCGCCCATCACGTCGTCCTCGAACGACGGCGGCTCGTCGGCGAGGCACACCCACACGTATCCGATCCATTCCCGCAGATGCACGTTCACCAGCCCGTACTCGACACGGTCGATGTCCGGCATCCTGGTCAGGTTGGGGGCGGCGATGAGCTTGCCGTCGAGGCCGTACGTCCACGCGTGGTAGGGGCACTGGAAGGCCCGTTTGACCTCACCGCTCTCCTCGGTGCACAGTTTCGCGCCACGGTGCCGGCAGATGTTGAGGAACGCGCGCAGCGAGCCGTCGCGCCCGCGGACGATCAAGACGCTCTCTCGCCCGATCTCCACCGACTTGAAGCTGCCCGGTTTCGGCAGGTCGGCGGCGCGGGCCGCGCAGAACCACATCTGCTCGAAGATCCGCGACTGTTCGAGCGAGAAGATCGTCGGGTCGGTGTAGTAGTGGCCGGGGAGAGTGGGGATGAGACTGGCGGTCACGGCGGCACCTCTATCGGCGGATGCGTTCCATCTTCGGGTCGAACAGCGGCTCGGCCGCCACGGTCGCCGGGATCCGCTCGCCGAAGTACTCGACGGCGACCGGGGTGCCCGGCACTGACAAACCGACGGGCAGCCATGCGTACGCGACGGTGCGGCCGATGGAGTATCCGTAGGACGCGCTGGTGACGTAGCCGACCGGCGCGCCACCGGCGAAGACGGGTTCCTTACCGAGCACGACGGCGGCCGGATCGTCCAGCGTGAGACAGGTCAGACGGCGGCCGTTCTCCGAAGAGCCGAGGGCGGCACGCCCGATGAAGTCGCCCTTGTCCATCCGGACCGCGAACTCCAGGCCCGCTGAGACCGGATCGTGCTCGGTGGTCATGTCGGTGCCCCAGGCCCGATAGCCCTTCTCGAGTCGCAGGCTGTTGAAGGCGCTGCGCCCGGCGGCGACGATCCCGTGCGGAAGACCGGCCTCCCACAGCGTGTCCCACAACCGGAGCCCCAGGTCAGCGCTGGTATAGATCTCCCAGCCGAGCTCACCGACGTAGGACAGCCGCATCGCGGTCACCGGGACCTCGCCGATGAAGGCCTTCTGCGACCGGAAGTATTTGAGTGCGTCGTTGGAGAAATCAGTCCGGGTGAGCGGCTGGAGCACGTGCCGGGCGAGCGGCCCCCACAGCCCGATACAGCAGGTCCCGCCGGTGATGTCGCGGATCTGCACGCTGTCCGGCGCGTGCTGCCGCATCCAGTCCTCGTCGAGCGGCCCGTTCGCCCCGACCTGGAAGACCTGCGGGCCGAGACGCGCCACGGTCAGGTCACTGCGGATCCCGCCGGCGAAATCGAGCATCAGGGTGTACGTGACCGAGCCGACCGTCTTGTCGAGGTTGTTGGTCGTCAGGTACTGGAGGAATTCGAGGGCCCCCGGACCGGACACCTCGAGCCGCTTGAGTGGTGTCATGTCGTACATCGCCACCCGCTCCCGGGTGATCCGCGCTTCGGTGGCGGCGATCGGTGACCAGTACCGGCCCGACCACTCGTCCCGCGCCGGCACTTCGGAGGGGGCGTTGGCGGTGTACCAGTAGGGCCGCTCCCACCCGGCGCCTTCCAGGAACACGGCGCCCAGGGCGACCTGCCGCGGATGGAACGGGCTGGTACGCAGCGGACGCGGACGTTCCATCGGCTGCAACGGGTGCACTATGTCGTACACCTCGATGAAGTTCTGCTTCGCCCGCTCCTCGACGTAGTCCGGCGCCAACTGCACCTGCTCGAACCGGTGCAGGTCGGCTTCGTGCAGGTCGATGCCGGGCCGGCCGTCGACGAGCCATTCGGCGAGGGAGCGGGCGACACCTGCCGAGTGGGTGACCCAGACGGCTTCGGCGACCCAGAATCCGGCGAGCTCGCGGTGTTCGCCGATGAGCGGGAACCCGTCGGCGGTGAACGAGAAGATGCCGTTGATCCCCTCCTCGACCGACGTCCCGGCCAGGTCGGGCAGCAGGTCGACGCTCTCCCGCCAGGCCGGCTCGAAGTCGTCCGGGGTGAAGTCGAGGACGCTGGGCATCTCCGTGCCCAGGGCGCCGAGATCGGCGGGCATGGGGCGGTGCCCGTAGTAGCCGATGCCGATCCGGTCGCCGTGTTCCCGGTAGTAGAGATCCTGGTCCTGGTGGCGCAGGATGGGCCTGCTCGCCTCCAGGACCAGGTCGTTCACGCCGGCCATGGTGGGGACGGGGCCGGTCTTGGCGTACTGATGGGCCAGCGGCAGCAGGGGGATGGTGAGGCCGACCATCTCGCCGATCCTCGGGCCCCAGAATCCGGCCGCGCAGACCACCACCTCGGCCGGGAGGAAGCCCCGATCGGTTTCGACACCGGTCACCCGGCCGTCCTGGCGACCGACGCCGGTGACGGTGTGCTCGCCGAGGAAGCGGGCGCCGCGTTCCATCGCCCGCCGGGCCTGCGCCTCGACCGCGCGGACCGCCTTGGCCAGCCCGTCGGTGGGGACGTGGAAGCCGCCGAGGATCTTCGCCGGGTCGATGAGAGGGTGCAGGGCCGCGCATTCCGCAGGGCTGAGCAGTGCACCCTCGACGCCCCAGGACGTGGCCAGGCCGTGTCTGCGTTTGAGGTCGTGCCAGCGGGCCTCGGTGGTGGCGACCTCGAGACCGCCGACCGGCCGGAAACACCACTGGCCGTCGAGGGTGAGCCCGCTGAGTTTCCGCACGGTGTACGCGGCCAGCTCGGTCATGGTCTTCGACGGGTTCGTCTGGAAGACCAGGCCGGGGGCGTGCGAGCTGGAGCCGCCGGGGGTGAAGAGCGGGCCCTGGTCGACCACGGTGACGTCGGCCCAGCCGCGTTCGGTGAGCTCGTCGGCGAGGGCGCTGCCGACGACTCCGGCGCCGATGATGACAACACGAGGGTTCATGGCAGTCCTAGTGTTCACAAAGCCTGCGTTTCACAGAGCGCAACACCGCTTGGAATACGCAACAGCTTCGACGAACGGCGGGACCGGAGTCAAGGCATCGACTGTTAAACCTGCGTTGTCTTACGCGACCCAGCCCATCCGGGCGCTCACCTCGTCGGCCGCGGCGATCACCCGCTTGGCCACGGCCGGGAAGGTGTCCGGATCCAGCCGGTACGCCGGGCCGGAGACGCTGATCGCCGCGATCACCGCGCCGTCGGCGCCCCGGATCGGCGCGGCCACCGCGTTGAGGCCCACCTCGTACTCCTCGGCGGTGAAGGCCCAGCCCAGCTCGCGGGCCCGGGCCAACTCGGCGGTCAGCTCGGCCTCGGTGGTGACGGTGGCGTCGGTGAACCGCTCCGGCGGCTCGGCGAAGACCGCGGCCCGCACCTCGGACGGGGCGTGCGCGAGCAGGATCTTCCCGCTGGAGGTGGCGTGCAGCGGGGTCTGCCGGCCGACCCAGTTGTGGCTGGTGACCGAGGCGGCGCCGCGGCTCTGGGTGATGTTGACGGCACGGTTGCTGTCGAGGATCGCGATGTTGACCGTCTCGCCGAGGTCGGCGGCGAGCCGGTCGCACGCGTCGTGGCCCTGCCGGCTCAGGTCGAGCTGCGCGGTGACCGCACCGGCCAACCGGACCACACCGAGGCCGAGGCGGTACGTGCCACGGTCCTGGGCCTGCTCCACGAAGCCGCGCGCCTCCAGGGCCGCGAGCAGCCGGAACGCGGTGGATTTGTGCACGCCGAGCTCTTTGCCGATCTCGGTGACACCCGCCGCGCGGCGTCGTGCCAAGATTTCGAGGATATTCAATGCCCGGTCGACGGACTGGACGAGCGCCGGACCAGACTCGCGTTCGTTGCTCATGGCGCAACAATAAGGCCTCAGTTTCCGGAAAGTTGCAAGACGTGACGGCTCGGTGTCGCACTCTTGACTATCGATCAAGGTCCCGGGCAGTCTGTTGCGGATCTCACGAGCTGTTTCGTTTTGCACAACGACGGGCGGTCGTTTGCGTGGAGAAAGTCGCGATTGTCGGGGCGTCCCTGGCCGGTCTCGCAGCCGTCCGTGCGCTGCGCCGACAGTCCTTCACCGGCGAGATCGTCGTCGTCGGCGCGGAGCGTCATCGACCGTACGATCGCCCGCCGCTCTCCAAGGACTTCTTGACCGGCGCGGTCACGGCCGCCGACCTGGCGCTCTCCCCGGACGACGAGGACCTCGGCGCGGACTGGCGCCTCGGTGTCACCGCGACCGGTTTCGATCCGCACAACAGGGCCGTTCACCTGGACTCCGGCGAGGTGCTCCGGGCCGACGGCGTGGTGATCGCGACAGGCGCCCGGGCGCGACCGATCGACCACATCGGAGTCCACACGCTACGTACTCTGGACGACGCGATCGTCCTGCGTGACGCCCTCAAGCAGAGCGGGCGCCTGGTGGTGATCGGTGCCGGCTTCATCGGGGCCGAGGTGGCGTCCAGCGCCCGGAAGCTGGGCTGGGACGTGACGGTCGTCGAGTCGCTGCCCACTCCCCTGTCCGGATCGCTCGGCACCGAGATGGGCGAGGTGGTGGCCCGGCTGCACGGCGACCACGGCGTCCGGCTGCTGACCGGCCTCCCGGTGAGCGGCCTGACCGGAACCGATCAGATCGAGGCGGTCGAGCTGGCGGACGGCACCCGGCTGCCGGCCGACCTGGTGGTGGCCGGGATCGGCGCGATCCCCAACGTGGAATGGCTGGCCGGCGCGGGCGGTCTGGCCGCCGCGACGAGTGTGCCGGGTGTGGTGGCGACCGGCGACGTCACCGGCTCGCAGCACTGGACCTTCGCCCTGGAGAACCCGGCGGCCGTGGTGGCGACCCTGCTCGGCACCGAACCACCCGCTGCCAAGGCCCCCTACTTCTGGTCCGACCAGTACGGCGTGATGATCCAGTTCGCCGGGCACCGCGCGCCGGGTGACACGGTCCGGATCGTCGAGGGCGACCCGGAGCAGCGCAGTTTCCTCGCCGTGTACGAACGCGACGGGCAGCCG of the Actinoplanes sichuanensis genome contains:
- a CDS encoding tripartite tricarboxylate transporter substrate-binding protein; the protein is MRLGTVPRMIAAFTVVSLVAACSGDGGTDSGGGYPDQNITIVVPFSAGGPTDTVTRMIADPMAKALGGRIVVQNVEGAGGTVAAGQVAAAQPDGYTVLMHHIGMSTAPALYKDLGYQPLADFATIGLVTEVPMTVVARPDLPPATFTDLTAYLKANAGTVTLANAGIGAASHLCGLLFQSAVGVKLQEVPYQGTGPALTDLVGGQVDVMCDQTTNTTGQITAGKVKAYAVTTPERVKSLPDLPTTTEAGMPQLQVSVWHGLYVPAGTPDEVVRKLSGALTTALADPAVIDQMAKLGTAPVPAADATPEAHRTHLEEQIATWAKVISDAGVKAS
- a CDS encoding multicopper oxidase family protein — its product is MTHTHRSPSRISRRHVLAGAFGIGAVAALARIGTGTSFAEETATSVEATEAVTLATAAGGTLPIPDLLTATDEDGVSVFALDAQTGTNTTLVSGKTISTAGYNGTFLGPTIQLTDGQSVRFDITNNLGEETTVHWHGLHIAPSNDGGPQNTIEDGATWSPATTINQGEACTLWYHPHGLGTTADQVALGLAGLMIIDDGSDANAALPHDYGADDIPIIMQSTAVTSAGAFATANNNFTASASTLKFLVNGMSATDETPTLEVAYGRVRLRLLNASLTDSITVARSDSASFTQVASDAGLLLEPLSITSLRISPGERAEIVLDLTAADDAVKLQATVRNTTNGTRYTASMLSVSSTATSAADDLPTTLNTITDLDATDATTRTFTLSNSGASMLINGIAGTTMDIMDANAVMTTLGAIEQWTITNSSTNIYHNFHLHDVPFQIVSVAGAAPTGANTAWRDTIEVAPGTSVVIKMQFTDYADNEYMYMLHCHNVIHEDDGMMLALMVMS
- a CDS encoding aromatic ring-hydroxylating oxygenase subunit alpha; the encoded protein is MTASLIPTLPGHYYTDPTIFSLEQSRIFEQMWFCAARAADLPKPGSFKSVEIGRESVLIVRGRDGSLRAFLNICRHRGAKLCTEESGEVKRAFQCPYHAWTYGLDGKLIAAPNLTRMPDIDRVEYGLVNVHLREWIGYVWVCLADEPPSFEDDVMGAVTERLGTLSAIDSYEIDTLQVGRRITYDVKANWKLIVENFMECYHCATIHPELVEVLPEFADGYAAQYYVGHGAEFGTGIQGFTVDGSEGFEKLPGVTDDQDRRYYAITIKPQVFVNLVPDHIILHRMYPVAADRTIVECDWLYSNEVVASGRDVSRSVELFHRVNVQDFDACERCQPAMSSRAYARGGVLVPSEHHIGAFHDWVTTRLSV
- a CDS encoding GcvT family protein; translated protein: MNPRVVIIGAGVVGSALADELTERGWADVTVVDQGPLFTPGGSSSHAPGLVFQTNPSKTMTELAAYTVRKLSGLTLDGQWCFRPVGGLEVATTEARWHDLKRRHGLATSWGVEGALLSPAECAALHPLIDPAKILGGFHVPTDGLAKAVRAVEAQARRAMERGARFLGEHTVTGVGRQDGRVTGVETDRGFLPAEVVVCAAGFWGPRIGEMVGLTIPLLPLAHQYAKTGPVPTMAGVNDLVLEASRPILRHQDQDLYYREHGDRIGIGYYGHRPMPADLGALGTEMPSVLDFTPDDFEPAWRESVDLLPDLAGTSVEEGINGIFSFTADGFPLIGEHRELAGFWVAEAVWVTHSAGVARSLAEWLVDGRPGIDLHEADLHRFEQVQLAPDYVEERAKQNFIEVYDIVHPLQPMERPRPLRTSPFHPRQVALGAVFLEGAGWERPYWYTANAPSEVPARDEWSGRYWSPIAATEARITRERVAMYDMTPLKRLEVSGPGALEFLQYLTTNNLDKTVGSVTYTLMLDFAGGIRSDLTVARLGPQVFQVGANGPLDEDWMRQHAPDSVQIRDITGGTCCIGLWGPLARHVLQPLTRTDFSNDALKYFRSQKAFIGEVPVTAMRLSYVGELGWEIYTSADLGLRLWDTLWEAGLPHGIVAAGRSAFNSLRLEKGYRAWGTDMTTEHDPVSAGLEFAVRMDKGDFIGRAALGSSENGRRLTCLTLDDPAAVVLGKEPVFAGGAPVGYVTSASYGYSIGRTVAYAWLPVGLSVPGTPVAVEYFGERIPATVAAEPLFDPKMERIRR
- a CDS encoding IclR family transcriptional regulator, with amino-acid sequence MSNERESGPALVQSVDRALNILEILARRRAAGVTEIGKELGVHKSTAFRLLAALEARGFVEQAQDRGTYRLGLGVVRLAGAVTAQLDLSRQGHDACDRLAADLGETVNIAILDSNRAVNITQSRGAASVTSHNWVGRQTPLHATSSGKILLAHAPSEVRAAVFAEPPERFTDATVTTEAELTAELARARELGWAFTAEEYEVGLNAVAAPIRGADGAVIAAISVSGPAYRLDPDTFPAVAKRVIAAADEVSARMGWVA
- a CDS encoding NAD(P)/FAD-dependent oxidoreductase: MEKVAIVGASLAGLAAVRALRRQSFTGEIVVVGAERHRPYDRPPLSKDFLTGAVTAADLALSPDDEDLGADWRLGVTATGFDPHNRAVHLDSGEVLRADGVVIATGARARPIDHIGVHTLRTLDDAIVLRDALKQSGRLVVIGAGFIGAEVASSARKLGWDVTVVESLPTPLSGSLGTEMGEVVARLHGDHGVRLLTGLPVSGLTGTDQIEAVELADGTRLPADLVVAGIGAIPNVEWLAGAGGLAAATSVPGVVATGDVTGSQHWTFALENPAAVVATLLGTEPPAAKAPYFWSDQYGVMIQFAGHRAPGDTVRIVEGDPEQRSFLAVYERDGQPSAVLGLDQPKLFTRWRRQLRSAPQEA